A single window of Candidatus Nanopelagicales bacterium DNA harbors:
- a CDS encoding ABC transporter permease: GSNLFAAQSIVSVLNRLGDRVTTEILYNPDLKTSWVMVPAIIGLILTFIGTIITSIGLVRERQTGTLEQLAVMPIKPSAVILGKIAPYFLLASLDMAVVTLLGMWLFGVPFNGNPFAFALGAGLFLFVVLGLGVFISTVSQNAGQAIQLAFFFLLPQILLSGMIFPLDAMAAGVRWIAFFLPLTYFTMISQGIMLRGAPIDSLWLPFLMLTLMALVVFTGAVLRFRRDLAPGRRRHHRAKATAGAGASS, from the coding sequence GGCTCGAACCTGTTCGCCGCCCAGTCGATCGTCTCGGTCCTCAACCGGCTCGGCGACCGGGTGACCACCGAGATCCTCTACAACCCGGACCTGAAGACGTCCTGGGTGATGGTCCCGGCGATCATCGGCCTGATCCTCACGTTCATCGGCACGATCATCACCAGCATCGGCCTGGTGCGGGAGCGCCAGACGGGGACGCTCGAGCAGCTGGCCGTCATGCCCATCAAGCCCAGCGCGGTGATCCTCGGGAAGATCGCACCCTACTTCCTGCTCGCCTCGCTGGACATGGCGGTCGTCACGCTGCTGGGGATGTGGCTGTTCGGAGTCCCGTTCAACGGCAACCCGTTCGCTTTCGCGCTGGGGGCCGGACTGTTCCTGTTCGTCGTCCTCGGCCTCGGCGTGTTCATCTCGACGGTGTCGCAGAACGCGGGCCAGGCCATCCAGCTGGCCTTCTTCTTCCTGCTCCCGCAGATCCTGCTGTCCGGCATGATCTTCCCGCTCGACGCGATGGCCGCGGGCGTGCGCTGGATCGCGTTCTTCCTCCCGCTCACGTACTTCACGATGATCTCCCAGGGGATCATGCTGCGCGGCGCTCCCATCGACTCGCTGTGGCTGCCGTTCCTCATGCTCACCCTGATGGCGCTGGTGGTGTTCACCGGCGCGGTGCTGCGGTTCCGGCGCGACCTCGCCCCGGGTCGCCGGCGGCACCACCGAGCCAAGGCGACGGCAGGCGCTGGGGCGTCGTCGTGA
- a CDS encoding ABC transporter ATP-binding protein, translating to MTYGLTGATVRFGHVTALDDVTLPVPAGLVTAVVGGDGAGKSTLLRAMVGEVVLDSGTVDAPPAQEIGYLPASAGSWLDLTVQQNVDFVGGTYGLRGDALRSRADPLLQRAGLADVRDRLSSQLSGGMRRKLGFVLAMLPDPRLLVLDEPSTGVDPVSRVDLWRLVSEAAAHGAAVLMSTTYLDEAERCASILVLNGGHTLLEGSPATVRAAVDGTIVATREPVRPEYAWRRGRVFHEWWPASGGTAEQQGSAVVPDLEDVVIASSLRRHPSDTAPGAAEVAP from the coding sequence GTGACGTACGGGCTCACCGGCGCCACGGTCCGCTTCGGCCACGTGACCGCGCTGGACGACGTGACCCTGCCGGTGCCGGCCGGCCTGGTCACCGCGGTCGTCGGCGGCGACGGGGCCGGCAAGTCCACGTTGCTGCGCGCCATGGTCGGCGAGGTCGTCCTCGACTCCGGCACGGTCGACGCACCGCCCGCCCAGGAGATCGGCTACCTGCCGGCGAGCGCCGGGTCCTGGCTCGACCTCACCGTGCAGCAGAACGTCGACTTCGTCGGCGGCACGTACGGGTTGCGCGGTGATGCGCTGCGCTCGCGGGCCGACCCGCTGCTGCAGCGGGCCGGACTGGCGGACGTGCGCGACCGGCTGTCCAGCCAGCTGTCCGGTGGGATGCGGCGCAAGCTCGGCTTCGTCCTCGCGATGCTGCCCGACCCCCGGCTGCTGGTGCTGGACGAGCCGAGCACCGGCGTGGACCCGGTCAGCCGGGTCGACCTGTGGCGGCTGGTGTCGGAGGCGGCCGCGCACGGCGCCGCGGTGCTCATGTCGACCACGTACCTGGACGAGGCGGAGCGGTGCGCGTCCATCCTGGTGCTCAACGGCGGGCACACGCTGCTGGAGGGGTCGCCGGCCACGGTGCGGGCCGCGGTGGACGGCACGATCGTGGCGACCCGTGAGCCGGTGCGGCCGGAGTACGCGTGGCGACGCGGTCGGGTGTTCCACGAGTGGTGGCCAGCCTCGGGAGGGACCGCTGAGCAGCAGGGCTCCGCGGTGGTCCCGGACCTCGAGGACGTCGTGATCGCCTCCTCCCTGCGGCGGCATCCCAGTGACACCGCGCCGGGAGCCGCGGAGGTCGCACCGTGA
- a CDS encoding ABC transporter ATP-binding protein — MTADAGTPAAPLLEARHLVRRFGSFVAVDDVSMRVLPGEVVGLLGANGAGKTTVIRMLLGLLAPTQGDALLFGGPPDRKSRRRIGYVPQGLGLYDDLTVRQNLDFTAAAYGQPRPEVPEHLASYADTLVGALALGTQRRLAFACALLHRPEVLVLDEPTSGVDPLSRARLWDTVHRQSDAGVGVLVTTHYMQEAQQCDRLLLMSGGRLVAEGSETDVVGGTTAVEVVTDDWAAAFAALERAGEPVTLDGTAVRVADGDPERLRELLHSAGLGADVRSVPATIEERMTVLARAAGPA; from the coding sequence GTGACCGCGGACGCAGGGACGCCCGCCGCCCCCCTGCTCGAGGCGCGGCACCTGGTGCGCCGGTTCGGGTCGTTCGTGGCCGTGGACGACGTGTCGATGCGGGTGCTCCCGGGCGAGGTGGTCGGGCTGCTGGGCGCGAACGGAGCCGGCAAGACCACGGTGATCCGGATGCTGCTGGGGCTGCTCGCACCGACGCAGGGTGATGCCCTGCTATTCGGCGGGCCGCCGGACCGCAAGTCGCGACGGCGCATCGGCTATGTGCCGCAGGGCCTGGGTCTCTACGACGACCTCACCGTGCGGCAGAACCTCGACTTCACCGCCGCCGCGTACGGACAGCCGCGTCCCGAGGTGCCGGAGCACCTGGCGTCGTACGCGGACACGCTCGTCGGCGCGCTCGCACTCGGCACGCAACGTCGCCTCGCCTTCGCGTGCGCGCTGCTGCACCGGCCCGAGGTGCTCGTCCTCGACGAGCCGACCTCCGGCGTCGACCCGCTGTCCCGGGCCCGCTTGTGGGACACCGTGCATCGGCAGTCGGATGCCGGCGTCGGGGTCCTGGTGACCACGCACTACATGCAGGAGGCGCAGCAGTGCGACCGGCTGCTGCTGATGTCCGGCGGCAGGCTCGTGGCGGAGGGCAGCGAGACGGACGTGGTCGGCGGCACCACCGCGGTGGAGGTGGTCACCGACGACTGGGCGGCCGCGTTCGCCGCGCTGGAGCGGGCCGGGGAGCCGGTCACTCTCGACGGCACGGCGGTCCGGGTGGCCGACGGAGATCCGGAGCGGCTGCGCGAGCTTCTGCACTCCGCGGGGCTCGGCGCTGACGTGCGGTCGGTTCCGGCGACGATCGAGGAGCGGATGACGGTGCTGGCCAGAGCCGCGGGGCCCGCGTGA
- a CDS encoding TetR family transcriptional regulator, protein MSRATPRPTTRPIGRRPGESGARDDILHAARELFAAKGFERATIRAIAERAGVDPALVHHYFGTKDELLVAAVDLPVDPVAVLGDLHAGMPGVGETIVARALGLWDSPQTQGAMVALLRTGISHDRAAQALRDVLSRTLLHGLEGLADADRPELRAALVGSQMGGLLLARYVIGIPPLKDLPAQTLAGLVGPVLDHYLQGPLV, encoded by the coding sequence GTGAGTCGAGCCACGCCCCGGCCGACGACGCGCCCGATCGGCCGCCGCCCTGGGGAGAGCGGGGCGCGCGACGACATCCTGCACGCAGCCCGGGAGCTGTTCGCCGCCAAGGGCTTCGAGCGGGCGACGATCCGCGCGATCGCCGAGCGCGCCGGGGTCGACCCGGCGCTGGTGCACCACTACTTCGGGACCAAGGACGAGTTGCTCGTCGCCGCCGTCGATCTGCCCGTCGACCCGGTCGCCGTGCTCGGCGACCTGCACGCGGGGATGCCCGGCGTGGGGGAGACGATCGTCGCCCGGGCCCTGGGGCTGTGGGACTCCCCGCAGACCCAGGGCGCGATGGTGGCCCTGCTGCGCACCGGGATCTCGCACGACCGGGCGGCGCAGGCGCTGCGCGACGTCCTGTCCCGCACTCTCCTGCACGGGCTGGAGGGACTCGCGGACGCCGACCGGCCCGAGCTTCGCGCCGCCCTGGTCGGGTCACAGATGGGCGGTCTGCTGCTGGCCCGCTACGTCATCGGGATCCCCCCGCTGAAGGATCTCCCGGCGCAGACGCTGGCCGGACTGGTCGGCCCGGTGCTCGACCACTACTTGCAGGGTCCCTTGGTCTGA